A window of the Oncorhynchus keta strain PuntledgeMale-10-30-2019 chromosome 21, Oket_V2, whole genome shotgun sequence genome harbors these coding sequences:
- the nuak2 gene encoding NUAK family SNF1-like kinase 2, giving the protein MDPNDFNSGGRSSTLSDNGQQSPGHGHSLVRKSFSEASVKRQAVKRHHHKHNLKHRYEFLETLGKGTYGKVKKAIERSGRMVAIKSIRKEKIQDEQDLVHIRREIEIMSSLNHPYIITIYEVFENKDKIVIVMEYASRGDLYDYISEKQRISEREARHFFRQIVSAVHYCHRNGIVHRDLKLENILLDGKGNIKIADFGLSNLYRGDEYLQTFCGSPLYASPEIVNGRPYKGPEVDTWSLGVLLYTLVHGAMPFDGQNYKNLVQQISTGNYRKPTNPSDACGLIRWMLMVNPERRATIEEIAGHWWLNWGYQKPLLAEGENATLLQPSEKTTASTQQPGGLASIASWLRRNSRPLLENSSKVRCLLRSHGSGGGDVVRQRSLRRSRKENNVSQTMNDGATARPSKGILKRRGSLKQKALSEATTSVMEEPVRDYELSTPAQPLPVASLPRKGILKKPAERESGYYSSSPDSSDSAQTPQAQLCPSAPPHRKGILKRHGKFSSGLLQEFGSLDQLAASLPRGGTRARPSGAISEDSILSSESFDQLDLPDRVGPAAPSERPAKGTMRGCVSADNLLDIREEGLGQDLLRQRGPWDMACYQSGVADSAFSITDCENVTEAYKHAMVIGGAAVS; this is encoded by the exons ATGGATCCTAACGATTTCAACAGTGGTGGGCGATCATCAACTTTATCCGACAATGGACAACAGTCACCTGGTCATGGCCACTCGCTTGTTAGAAAATCGTTCTCCGAGGCATCCGTGAAAAGGCAAGCGGTGAAGAGACATCATCACAAACACAATCTGAAGCATCGGTATGAATTTCTTGAAACTCTTGGAAAAGGGACTTACGGAAAAGTGAAGAAAGCAATCGAGAGATCCGGTAGAATG GTTGCCATTAAGTCCATCAGAAAGGAGAAGATCCAGGATGAGCAGGACCTAGTGCACATTCGCAGAGAGATTGAGATCATGTCCTCACTCAATCACCCCTACATCATCACCATATATGAAG TGTTCGAGAACAAGGACAAGATTGTGATTGTGATGGAGTATGCTAGCCGAGGTGACCTATACGACTACATATCTGAAAAGCAGAGGATCTCAGAACGCGAGGCCAGACACTTCTTCAGACAAATCGTTTCAGCTGTACACTACTGCCACAGG AATGGGATAGTACATCGGGACTTGAAGCTGGAGAACATTTTACTAGATGGAAAGGGCAATATTAAG ATTGCTGACTTTGGGCTGTCCAACCTGTACCGTGGTGATGAGTACCTGCAGACGTTTTGTGGCAGCCCTCTGTATGCTTCTCCAGAGATCGTTAACGGGCGGCCGTACAAAGGGCCCGAGGTGGACACCTGGTCGCTGGGCGTTCTGCTCTACACCCTGGTCCATGGTGCCATGCCCTTCGATGGGCAAAACTACAAGAACCTGGTCCAGCAGATTAGCACTGGAAACTACCGCAAACCCACCAACCCTTCAG aTGCCTGTGGGCTGATTCGTTGGATGCTAATGGTAAATCCTGAGCGCAGAGCTACCATAGAGGAGATCGCTGGACACTGGTGGCTCAACTGGGGTTACCAGAAACCCCTACTGGCCGAGGGTGAGAATGCGACATTGCTACAACCAAGTGAGAAGACCACTGCATCCACACAGCAGCCTGGAGGCCTTGCCAGCATTGCCAGTTGGCTGCGTCGAAACTCCCGGCCCTTACTGGAGAACAGCTCCAAGGTGCGCTGTCTGCTGCGGTCCCACGGGAGCGGTGGAGGGGATGTGGTGCGGCAGCGGTCCCTAAGGAGGTCACGCAAGGAGAACAACGTGTCCCAGACCATGAATGATGGGGCCACCGCTCGGCCCTCCAAGGGCATACTGAAGAGACGAGGTAGCCTGAAACAGAAGGCCCTCAGCGAGGCTACAACCTCAGTGATGGAGGAACCAGTGAGGGACTATGAACTCTCCACCCCGGCCCAGCCCCTGCCTGTTGCATCACTGCCCCGCAAAGGCATCTTGAAGAAACCAGCCGAGCGAGAGTCTGGCTACTACTCTTCCTCCCCAGACAGCAGTGACTCTGCCCAGACACCCCAGGCCCAGCTCTGCCCCTCAGCACCGCCCCACCGAAAGGGAATCCTGAAGCGCCACGGTAAGTTCTCTTCAGGCCTACTGCAGGAGTTTGGGTCTCTGGACCAGCTGGCGGCCTCCCTGCCAAGGGGGGGCACGAGAGCACGACCCAGCGGGGCAATCAGCGAGGACAGCATCCTCTCCTCGGAGTCCTTTGACCAGCTGGATCTGCCTGACCGCGTGGGGCCAGCGGCACCCAGCGAACGCCCAGCCAAGGGCACCATGAGGGGCTGCGTGTCTGCTGACAACCTCCTGGACATCCGAGAAGAGGGGCTTGGGCAAGACCTGCTGAGGCAGAGAGGACCCTGGGACATGGCCTGTTACCAGTCTGGGGTGGCTGACAGCGCTTTCTCCATCACAGACTGTGAGAACGTGACAGAAGCCTACAAGCATGCCATGGTGATTGGAGGAGCTGCAGTCAGCTGA